The Thalassomonas actiniarum genome contains the following window.
CGCCGGCAGCGAAGACGACGGCAGCGGCGCGGTTCATCTCGGCCCCACCAGCTCCAATTATATTAATATCGGCCGGGTGATAGTACGCCGGGATCTGCTATCGCCGGCACAAATCAAGGCGCTGATGGCGCAAAGACCCGGCAGTCGCCCCGCCAGCCGGGATTTCTGGCTCGATTATCATTTTGACCGCCTCAGCGACGAGCGGGTGCTGGACAGCTCGGGCCACCAGCACGATGCGGTATTCTCCGGGTTCCAGCGGCAAAGCGAGCGTATCGGCGGCAGCAATTTTCCCTTTCTTGAAAACGTGGCCAGCCAAAACAGTTATCTGGACATCGTCGACAACTTCACCTTGTCCCAGGACTTAAACTATGAGTCTTTTGCCTTTTCCCTGTGGCTGAGGCTGCCGCAAACCTTAAATTCAGATCAGATCCTGATCTCCATGGACAACAGTCAGTTTATGCAGGCCTGGGTCGATCAAACCAGCCATAACCTGCATCTTAACCTGATACATAGCAGCGGCATGATCCAGCTCACCGGCAGCACGGCAATCAATGACAACCAATGGCATTTTGTCACCTTCAACCTCGACTGCCCTACCCGGCAAATCAATATCATGCTCGACGGCGCGGTCGAAGCCGCCGAGTTCTTTGACAATATCGACCGCCCGGGCGGCGCAGATGCCAACGCCCGACTAAAAGTCGGCAGCCAGAGTAATTTATTGATGGGTGAAAACCCTGTCTATTTCGACGGCGATATCGGCCCGATACGCTTTGAACGTTATGCGCTTGAGCTGTCCGAGCATAATGCCTGGCGGAAAAAAGACCGCCCGGATACCCAAGGCAACGGCCTGGTATTTAAATTAACCCGCTTTGAAAAATCACAGCAACAAGCCAATACCCTGCTTGACGAGTCCGGCAATGATAACCACGCCCGCTTTGTTGAGATGGACATCAATACCGATGACGACTTGCATTACCTGGTGGCAGGCGGCGCCCAGCCCCAGGTAATGTTGCCCGCACCTTTAGTGCAAGATCAAAGCGCCGGCATCAGCCAGCTGTCTTTTGCCTGCTGGGTACAGGTACCGGACAATATGGCCTCCGCCAGTGTTATTTTATCTTTTGGCAAGAACCATTATTATGAACTCGGTATCACCGACCAGGGCAAAGCCAGTTTAGTCACCCAGGGACACCAGGTGATCGATGCCAACGAGGCCGACAGCCAGTTCCTCAATACCCTGGAAAGCGGGCTGGCCATTAACGACGGCCAGTGGCACCATATCTGCGCCATTTACGATGGCATCAACGGCTTTAAACGCCTGTATATCGACGGCCATCTGGACCGGGAAATTGCCGATCCCCACGAGGGCGCGCTCGGCTCAGGCTCTACCCGTTACGGCATTATCGGAGCGCCAAGTTATTCCACGCATTTTGCCGATAATCCGCTACCTGATGATGCCCAGCTGTTGTCCCGGGAAGCGGATGAAATTGTCAGGATCGGCCCCTTATACCTGTACAACGCCGCCCTGGACAATATCAGCATCGAACAGCTGGTAAACCAGGACAACTCTTACCTGCTCAACCGCCTCACCAAAACCTACAACCTGGATAACGGCCACTATACCCAGGTGCGTATGGTGCAGCATGAAAACCAGCTGGTGCTGCTGGCCCAGGCCAGTGACGGCCGCTACTATTATGCCACCGTTGCCCCGCAAATTGTCAGCAACAGCGAACGTAACCAGCGCTCGGCGGAGCAGCTAAGAAGCGGCACCCTGGACAACAGCCAGATACGCACCGATGTTTCTTACTGGCCGGCGGCCCTGAAACAATTAATTTTCCCCACCGAACTCAGCCAGGTGGGTTACAGCATAGTGGATAACTATGTCTTTGAGGATCAGCCGGAAGATCCCCGGGAAGACAACTACAGCATCTCGGTCTTTAACCGCTCCACCGGTATTCTCGGCGAGAACCAGCCGTTTAAACTGCTTTCCGACGGCGACTACCTGATTTTATGCCGCCAGGCCAAGTCCAAAGACGACGCCAGCGTGCCCAGGCGCAACAACAAGGCGATCGTCAATAACACCCTGCTGCTTGACCGCTTTGTTCTCAGTGGCGATACCCTGACACCGAAACTTGAGTCCAGGTACCAACGCAGCCGCAACAAAGTCAGGCCCTTTAACAGTAAAGACTCAAAAGATGTCAGGGATCTCAACGGCCAGTTCTTTTACGAACCCAGCCATGAGCTGGCCTTCGTTGACGATCTCTTTGATGGCCAGTTTGATGTCACCCTGGTACCGACCTCTACCGGCTCCCAGTCCCGCTGGTCGATTATGGCGCTGGAAAATAAACGCAAGCTGCTGCGTTATTTCAGCCTGCCCAGCAATAATAACGGCCTGTTCGACACCCGGGGCAAAACCTACTATACCAGTCCGGATGTGCAATACCGCGACAGCATTTACCAGGACAGACCGGGGCTGGATCCCTTCAGCGGTTTACCCCTGATCCCGGTACGGGGTAAACCCGGCTCGGCAGGTTATGCCCTGTCGCTGATTTCAGGCAGCCACTTGCGCCTGGACAACCCCTGGTACGATCCCGCCAACAGCGCGGCCAATAACGGCAAGCCGCAGCAATTTACCCTGATGCTGCGCCTTAAATCCCTGCTGCCGCAAAACGGCGACAGCAGCCGCTGGCTGATAAGTTCAGACAGCCATGCCAGCCTGGCGGTATGGATAGCCAACAATAATACCCTGTATTTCGAATACGGCGGGGTTCAGCGCAGCGTAGCCGCGATGATCCCGGATGAAAACTGGCACCAGTTAACCTTTGTTTACCAGCAAGGGGAGATCATTATTTATCGCGACGGGGTCAGCCTGGCACTAAATAATAGCAGCGAAGCCAAGCCGGCCCTGCCCTTTAGCAGCATCGGCAGCGGCGAATATCAGCTTGGCGGCGGCAGCCAGGATCTGGGCCAGGTGGATGACATCCAGCTATGGTCGCTGGCGCTGGAAAATGAAATTTTATTCGATGCCGTCAATATCGTGCCCCAGCCCAATGCTCCCGGCCTGGTAGCCTATTACAGCATCAATGAAGGCGGTGGCAGCGAAATTTATGATCACAGCAGCAAGAAACACACTGCCACTCTGGTTGCCGGCAGTGCCAACGGCCAGCCACTGAGCACTGACGATTTATGGCGGCGTTCAACCGCCAATCAATATGAAAGTACCGGCCTGGTCCAGCGCCTGTATAAATTACACGACACCCCGGCGGCGAGCGATATCAACCATTACCTGGGATTTGATCTCGAATATTACCAGGTACAGGAAGATGGCATGAATGGAGACGGCGAGCCGACCAATGTACTCAGTGACCGCCGTATGATGCTCACCGCCGCCGTCGGTCAGGGCAATAATACTAAATTGGCGACGGTAGATTTTGCTGTTGATCTTGACGGCACCCTGGCAAATGTCGGCACCCGGCTGCCCCTGCCCGCCTTGGATACCGGCGGCCAGGGCTTGCCGCTCGAGCGCCTGGCGGAGCTGGAAACCCAGGTCGAAGCATTAAAAGCCAAATATGATCTCGGCATCGGCTGGCTCAGGCAAAACAACTTCCTGCTGACCCTGGATGAAAGCGGCGCACCGCTGGCGTTTGGCCGCGATGCCATGCTGGAGCTGAACTTTAATTACCTGGTAAATCTGGACTATGACTTTGACGATGAAAGCAATCTGGATTTAAGCGAACTGATTGGCAATAACGACACCTTCAATGCCGCCTATCAGCAGGTCTTCCTGGTGGATCCCGACGATGCCGGCGGCAACAGGCTCGCCCCCAGCCTGGACGGCAGCCTGATGGCGCTTAGTGCGGATTTATCCGGCCTTTACCCCGGCTTTAATGCCGATGCCATGGGCAAACTGCTGTTTAACAGCGAAGATATCAACCAGCAGCAAAACTACCAGACCTTTTTACTGCAGTTAAGCGAGTTTCGCTGGGCACGTGAGTCTACCCGGCTGGCGGCCCAGTATAACGGCGGACACCAGCAGCTGCTGTGGCCAAGCGGTATTTATCAGTATGTTAACGCCTCGCCGACCCACGGCGCCGGTCTCAGGGTCGACCCCCATCTTTTGGTGACCGGCATCATGCTTAACCTGTACTTCGACTATGCGGTGAAATTGCAGCAGTTAACCGATGCCAGGGAAAACTATAACAGCGAAAGCCAGTTTATGATGCCGATAGTGGCGGCAGATCAGCGGGGGTTAACCGCCAAGGCCGGTTTCTTCAATGAAATACGGCCGCAAACCGTCCCGACGCTAAAACGCAACAGCAGCGGCGGGGTCGAGGTCTTCTTTAAAGGTCTCAACAACAAGATCCTCAGCGCTTATTACGGCACCGCCACCGGCCGCGCCGTCCATAGCCTGAGCACAAGCAACCAGGAAAAAACCTATGTCCAGGCAAAATCCACCGAGACCGAATATAACCATACCCGGATCAGCATCAGTGACGGCAGCTCGGCGCAGTTATGTCACCTTAATATCGTCAACAGCGCCCTGGGGCTGACAGAAACCTGGAGCGATGTGCCGAGATCGCCGGGTAAATTTGCCACGGTAGTTAACGGCAAGGCCTCAACCCTGAGCGCACTGGCGCTGGATCTGCAAAGTTATGACTACAGCAGTGTGATCACCGAAGCCGATACCAACGGCCTGGAGCTTGGCAGCCGCCTGGTGTACGTGGTGCCGGCATCGAGTATTTCCCCCGCCAATAACCTGTTGGAAAATGTCAGCAATGCCTTGCCGGATGCGGTCTTTAAAGCCAACAGCTGGACCACGGACAAGGTAGATAAGGGCTTAAACTTTAACGGCACTAACTATTTGCAAGCCACCGCGGACGAGCAAAGCCGGGTATTGATCAACGCCCTGCAGGATATGACGTTGGAGGCCTGGTACCTGCCGCAATTAACCGGCTCTGCCCAGACCTTAATGGCGTACAGGGATCCGCAAAACCGCCAGGCAGATATCCGCCTTAAACTGGTGCCGCAAAGCGATCCGCTCAAATACAAGCTCAACTTCCAGCATGCGGGCAAGCAGTTCCAGTCGCAAAACAGTTATGCCTTTGACAGCCTGGCCCACTATGCCGTGGTCATGAAAAAACAGGGCGGGCTGGAGCTGGCCCCCCGCGCCCGTAACCTTAACGTCGCCGATAGCAGCGGCACCTTTGCCTTAAAGGGAGATACCACCATAGATCTCACCTTTTCCCTGGAAAATACCCGTAAAGATGTCGATCAGCTGCTGATGCGCAAAGGCAATAACTTTAAAGTGTTTGTCGATACCAGCGGCAATCTTGCCCTGAGTTTTCATGATGAGGATGCCCTGGAATTTATCACTAAGCTGCCCGCCGGTACGGTATTGCAAAACAATACCCGCTACCGGATATTTGTCAGCATAGATCAGGCGGTCAATACCCGCGCCGCCCTCAATGATATTTATGCCAGCAGCACCAATGTCGGCTCCGCCACAGATCTGACCTCGCTGATCCCCGACGGCACCAGCTTCAGGCTCAATAATTCCAGCAACTACACCATAGACAACTTTGCCGTGCCCAGTCTGCCGGACACAAGCGGTGACACCAGCGGCGCCGCCAGTTCGCAATATATCGTCGCGGTAAACCTTGAGGTCTATAACCTAGATGCCGGGGATGAGGTGCCCTCTCTGGCGCTGGACAGCCCGCAAAAACATTACTGTGCTAATTTCCTCAACCAGAAAGATAACTCGGCTTTAGAGTTAATGGCCAATCTCGGCAGCTCGCGTATTATATACCAGGCCGCTTTCTGGTCCTTGCTGCGGGCCAAGGCAGATCAAAACACCCTGATTTCCGGCAACGAAGAAGGACTGACCGCCTGGTGGCCGTTCTCGGAAAATGCCGGCGGGGTTGCCGCCAACCGGCAAAACGATCAGCTCAGCCTGGACTTTTCCGGCGCCCAAGGCACACCGGCTGCCGGGTTTAACTGGCAACTGGGCAGCGCCGATCAGGGCATCAACCTTTATGTCAACGGCAAGGAAAGCGCACTGGACAGTGTCGCTGTTGATCATATCCCGGGCACTGAGGCGATAATCGGCTTACAGCTTGGCCGCGATAGCAATCAAAACCATTACTGCAGCGGTCACTTAGGGGATCTCAGGTTATGGCGTTCGGTGCGCAGCTACGAGCAAATTATCGAAGCCGCCTTTTCCGCGACCCCGGGCAGCAGCCAGGATTTGCTGTTACATTACGATCTCAACCGCTCCGTCGACAACCAGGTGTTTAACCAGGCGGCAAACGGTTTTGCCCTGACCGTTACCGAGCCGAGCAATGCCGAAAACATGGATCTTGTAGTCAGTCAGTCTGTGGCCCCTGTGGGTTATAACGCGCCCTTTATCCGCAATGTTTTCCTCGATGCCAACTCCCCGATGCATATTGAAGTCAACACCAACTCGCCTTTGGATGTCGCCTATTATGCCGTGGCCAATCAGGGCTCTACCGGAGTTGAAGGCGGTTTGTATAAAGGGGCTTATGCCTATGTCGATGACGGCGAACTGAAAATTTATACCGGACAGCCGGTGGCAGAGCTTTATACCGAGTGGTTAAGCCAGGTACAGACAGATCCGCAGATTGTCGGCTTTATCGAAGGTGCGCCGCCGGTGCCGGGGGAAAATCTTACCGGCGGTGATTATAAAGGGGCAACCTCGGTAGCGGTCAGCACCAGCGAAAGCGACAATTACAGCTGGGGCCGAAGCCGCTCCGACTCCGGCTCGGTCGGCATTAACTTTGACTTTGGCATAGGGCCGACGGTGGATGCCTCCAACAACTTCTCGCCGCTGGGCTTTGGCCCGAGTTTGAAAGTGATCAAGGCCAAGTCCCGCTTTAACCTCGGCTTTAATGCCTCCTTTGGCGGCGGTTTTGATGCCAGCAAGAGCCTGTCCGCCAACTTAAGCCTGAGCCAGGAACTACAGCAAAGCCTGGGCGGCGAGCAGGAAAGAAAGCAGTCTTTTTACCTGACCCCCGAGCGGCGCTTCCAGCCGGATAACCTGGGCACGGCATTGGTGGAGTCGTTAACCGCCGATCTCTTTGCCCTGAGGATAAAGCGCAATAAGGCTCTGGTGGGTTACAGCGTAGTGCCCAATGAGGATATTCCCCGCGACAGGAATATCATACATTTCCCCATCAACCCCAAATACACCAAACAAGGCACCCTGGACGGTAAACTGGGCTTTAGCAGCCAGGACTCGCAATTTGTACTGATCAAAGATCCCAGCTACCCGCAGGCCGCCACATATGGCGAATACAGCTACTTCAAACCCAGGGAAACCTATCGTTTAATTCAGGAAATCGACGATAACCAGGCACAAATCCAGGAGCAGTATAATCAGTGGGATAACGGCAAACTCAGGACCTTTGATTATAACCTGGGGGGACTGCCCCGGCAGAACTCGGATGCCATTGTCGGCAGTTCCGATCAGGGTGAGCAAAACCGCCAGCAATACGAGCCGCCGAAACTGGCATTTGCGGTGGACCTTTACAACCGCTATATCTGGACCGCCGAAGGCGGCATGTATAAGGAAAGCTCGGGTTATACCGAAGAGGTGAAAAACTCCTATACCGGCAAGTTCAACTTTAAGTTCAGCGCCAAGGCAGGCTTTAAAACCGATATCGTATTAACCGCCGTTGCCTTTGATATCGGCCTGGGGTTAAGCGTGGATGCCAGCTTGAATTTATCCACCACTAAATCTAAAGCCAGTAAGGACAGCTTCAGTTTATCCGCCAATGTCTCCGGTGAAAATGATCTGCAGCTCTATACCATCAACGAAGCCGAGCGCAGTTTTTACGGCGCGGCAGAAGTCGGCGATGCCGCCTATGATCTTGAAAACGATATCAGCACCCCGCATGGCCTCTATACCCCGGGGACGGCCATCAACCGTCCGGGGAAAGTTGATGCCTACCGCTTCTATTCCTTCTTCCTGCAGCCAAAAGAAGCCTCGTTTGATTATTTGCGGGAAATGGTGATAGATCAGGCCTGGCTCAGGGAAAGTAATGATCCCGGTGCGGCAGCGCTGCGCCAGGTACTCAAACCGGGTGTGCCGCTTAGGGAGAACGAAAAGTCCAAACCCTGGCGCATCATGCACCGGGTCTCCTATGTCAGCCGTATTTTACCGCCGGCCAGCGGGACCTCCGGGGAAACCACCACAGAGCAGAAAGTCGGCAGCAAGTTCGGCAGTAACCACCAGTTATTGAGGTTGCTCGAACCTTATGTTTACGCCGATGATCTCACCAGTGGCCAGCTCGATGCCCGGGTACGCAATGCCGTCAACCTGTATTTGCCTGAGTTTGGCGATCACCAGAGCAAGCAATATATCGTCAACCTGTTCAGGGATTATTATGGCCTGGTATAAACCATAAAAATTCACTGAGACACGATATTCAAGGCCCTTAACTAATTGAAATTAAGGGCCTTATCTTTTCTCACCCATCAGCAGCGACTTTCCCGTTCCCGCCTGTGAAAATCAACAAAAACAAATTAAGTTGCACACAACTAAATTTGACACTACTATTACTCATTATTTACCTTCAAAACTTTCAGGAAAGAAAATGAGCCAAAATATCTATGATTTTAGCGCCGAAGACTATAAAGGCGATCCGGTGGAATTAAAAGACTATCAGGGCAAGGTGATGCTCATCGTCAATACCGCCAGTGCCTGTGGTTTCACCCCGCAATATAAAGGCTTGCAGGAGTTATATGCCAAGCACAAAGAGCAGGGATTTGAAGTACTCGCCTTCCCCTGCAACCAGTTCCGTGAGCAGGAAAAAGGTGATAACGCCGAGATAAAACAATTTTGCGATCTGCAGTTTAATATCAAGTTTCCCTTGTTCGGCAAAATTGAAGTTAACGGCGATAATGCCCATCCACTGTTTAACTTCCTCAAAGAGCAGGCACCGGGCATATTAGGTAGTAAAGGTATCAAGTGGAACTTCACTAAGTTTTTAGTCAATAAAGAAGGCAAAGTGATCAAACGTTACGCGCCTGCCACTAAACCACAAGCGATTGAAGCGGATATTGAAAAACTGCTATGAATGACAGTTTGCAACTGGAGAAACAGCTCTGTTTTCGCCTCTACAGTGTCAACAAAGCCATGAACCGTATGTATGCCCCGCTACTCAAAGAACTGGGCTTAACCTATCCCCAGTACCTGGTGATGTTGGCCTTGTGGGATAAACCTGAAGCAGTAACGGTAAAACAGTTGGGAAAATTGCTGGATCTGGACTCGGGTACGCTATCTCCACTGTTAAAACGCATGGAAAAGCAAGAGCTGCTGCACCGCAGCCGCAGTGAGTCAGACGAGCGCAGCGTTCAAGTCAGCCTCAGTGCCCACGGCAAACATATTCGCGCTAAGGCCAAACTGATCCCCGCAAAGATGTTTGCCAAAACCGGGCTGCCTATGGATGAATTCCTGGCGCTAAATAACCAACTGGATCAACTGTTAGCAAAAATTAGCGACAACTAAGTGTAATTGTTCCCGGCTTGCCCCTATTCCTGAAAAGGTTTGGCCTCACCGGGATATTTCACTTACCGCTGCTAAAAAAGAGTATTGTGCAGCTGCTCGACCACAGTATTGGCATCGGTTTGGGGTACCAGGAAACACAGGTTATTGTCACTGGCACCGTGGCAAATCATGCGGATATTAAAATCGTTAATCTTATCGAAGATATCACTGCCTAACCCTCTCGCAGCATGCAGGCCATTACCAATCACCGCCACCAGGGACAAACCGTGCTCTACCGAGACCTCACACAACTGCTCCAGCTCCGACACTACGGTACTGGTGAGCAGTGCCTGGGTGGTGCCTGTGGGGTTATCAAAGGTAAGGGCAACGCTGATCTCACTGGTAGTGATCAAATCAACACTGAGTTCGTGCTTGGCTAAAATGGAAAAGACCTTGGCCAGAAAACCACTGGCATGCAGCATAGCGGGGCTTTTCACCGTCACCAGGGTTTGCTCTTTTCTCAGCGCTATCGAGCGATAGGTCGGATTTGATTCCACCTGCTGCTTAATCAGGGTGCCGCCTTTTTCCGGCTCTTTGCTGGAGCCGACAAAAACCGGAATATTTTGCCGCATTGCCGGGATCAAGGTGGCCGGGTGCAAGATTTTAGCACCAAAGGTCGCCATCTCCGCCGCCTCGCCAAAACTGATCTCTTTAATGGCCCGTGCCTGATCGGTAATACGCGGATCTGTGGTGAAAATACCAACAACATCGGTCCAAATAGCCAGGTTATCGCCGTTAAGGGCTTCGGTGAGCAAGGCCGCGCTGTAATCCGAGCCGCCCCGCCCTAACGTGGTGGTATGGCCTAAACTGTCGCTGCCGATAAAGCCCTGGGTGACGATAACTTTTTTGGCCAGCTCAGGCACCAGCAACTCCTGGCAATTGCGTTTCAGCTCAGCTAAATCCACCACCGCCTTGCCATATAAACTGTTGGTTTTCATCACCCGGCGCACATCAAAACAGCTGGCGGCGATATCTAACGACTGCAATACCCGGGTAAAAAGCAGTGAGCTAAACTGCTCGCCATAAGCTAAGATGGCATCCGCCGTCTGGGCTTTATATTCATTTGCCTGCTGCGTTGCATGGTTTTCCAGCTCACCAATCAGCGTTTGTAACTGCTGATCCAGTCCGGCTTCCTCCGGCAACTCTTTACGGATATTAAACTGAATTTGCGAGATGGCGGTGATAATGTCACTACGCTCTTGTTCGCCGACATCTTCCTGACTTAAACGTACCAGGTAATTGGTTACCCCGGCACTGGCAGAGACCACCACCACTTTGTTGGCCAGATCATTTTTAATGATAGTGGCGCAGCGCAGCATCGCCTGGTAATCGGCGACACTGGTGCCGCCAAATTTCGCCACGGTCAAAGCATTTACCGCATCCTGGTTTGAAGCATTAACCCCTAGTGACATGAGACCCCCGCATAAACAAGGTTGCAAACAGTAACACAACTAGCCCTACTATAGGCGACAAAAAGCTTGATAATAAAAGATTTAGTAAAAGAAAACATATAACTTCTCCCTAACAGGCATAAACCTGAAAACATTAAGGAAGAGCGTGACTGAGCAGATAAGCATTCATGAAGAATTGTGACCTTACATTTTCAGCCAGAAGCTCTCCACCGAATAGCAAACCAGGCATTTAACAATACCCAAAAGGTTGCCGAAAACGAGTGACAGTCCCAGGGATTCAACCCTGGCAACCGAGTACTATTGACCACAAGCAATAGCGCTCTCGGCGTTAGTCCCCCTCAATAACCGTCACAGGAAAAGTGGTTCCTCGTGTTATCTACCTGGCTAACGCGCCTCTTCTGGTGCTGCTGCTTTCATGCGCTTAGGCAATAAAGCAAACAACGGGGCCATTACAGCCTATTTTTCAACTAATTGCAATAGCCTTTTAGACGGCTATGTAATTTTATTTCAAAAAAGGACAAAGCTTATGATTCACGAGGGGAAAATTGCTATAGTGGGCGAAATTAACTAACCGAACACATTCAAGCCCTAAGATGGATTTATTTCTGCTGAAAAAAGTGCTCGGCCTGCTGCTGATGCCGGTCAATCTTATTTTACTCTTTCTCTTCTTTGCCCTGGTTTTCTACAAGCTCAAACCGGGTTTGAGTTTCAAGTGCCTGGTTTTAGGCTTTTTCACCCTGTTACTGTCAAGCCTGCCGCCGGTCGCCGATAAGGTGATGGCGCCGATAGAGACACAATATGAAGCCTTTAGGCAGTCAAGCAAACCGGTAGATTATATTGTTATTTTAGGGTGCAGCCACAGCAACGACGATGCCCTGCCCGCCATCGCCCAGCTGGAATATTGCTCGCTGCAGCGTTTGGCTGAAGCAGTCAGGATATTTAAGTTACATCCCGAAGCCACCTTAGTCTCCACCGGCAGCGCCGTAACTCAAGGGACAAGCAATGCCGAAAAGGTCAGGCAGGCCGCCATCAGTTTAGGCGTACCCGAGCATAAAATCATCAATGAGAATAATGCCCGCGATACCGAAGAAGAAGCCGAGCTAGTCGCCCCCAGGGTACGGGGCAAACACATGGTGCTGGTTACCAATGCCGATCATATGCCCCGGGCAATGGCCTACTTTAAAGCACAGGGGTTAAGCCCGACACCGGCGCCGGCGGCTTTTTGGGTCAAGGGAGATGGGCAAAACAAACAGTGGCATTATTACTTTCCCCATGCCAAAACCCTGGTGCAAAGCACCCGGGCCTGGTATGAGTATTTAGGCCAGCTGGCCTTATGGTTCAAATCCCTGCTTTAGGGAGC
Protein-coding sequences here:
- the lysC gene encoding lysine-sensitive aspartokinase 3, with translation MSLGVNASNQDAVNALTVAKFGGTSVADYQAMLRCATIIKNDLANKVVVVSASAGVTNYLVRLSQEDVGEQERSDIITAISQIQFNIRKELPEEAGLDQQLQTLIGELENHATQQANEYKAQTADAILAYGEQFSSLLFTRVLQSLDIAASCFDVRRVMKTNSLYGKAVVDLAELKRNCQELLVPELAKKVIVTQGFIGSDSLGHTTTLGRGGSDYSAALLTEALNGDNLAIWTDVVGIFTTDPRITDQARAIKEISFGEAAEMATFGAKILHPATLIPAMRQNIPVFVGSSKEPEKGGTLIKQQVESNPTYRSIALRKEQTLVTVKSPAMLHASGFLAKVFSILAKHELSVDLITTSEISVALTFDNPTGTTQALLTSTVVSELEQLCEVSVEHGLSLVAVIGNGLHAARGLGSDIFDKINDFNIRMICHGASDNNLCFLVPQTDANTVVEQLHNTLF
- a CDS encoding ElyC/SanA/YdcF family protein, which translates into the protein MDLFLLKKVLGLLLMPVNLILLFLFFALVFYKLKPGLSFKCLVLGFFTLLLSSLPPVADKVMAPIETQYEAFRQSSKPVDYIVILGCSHSNDDALPAIAQLEYCSLQRLAEAVRIFKLHPEATLVSTGSAVTQGTSNAEKVRQAAISLGVPEHKIINENNARDTEEEAELVAPRVRGKHMVLVTNADHMPRAMAYFKAQGLSPTPAPAAFWVKGDGQNKQWHYYFPHAKTLVQSTRAWYEYLGQLALWFKSLL